A genomic region of Oncorhynchus mykiss isolate Arlee chromosome 2, USDA_OmykA_1.1, whole genome shotgun sequence contains the following coding sequences:
- the LOC110487342 gene encoding protein S100-A1 — MGSKLESAMEGLIRVFHSYSSKEGDKYKLSKVELKNLLQGELSDFLAASKDPMVVEKIMSDLDENKDGEVDFQEFVILVAALTVACNEFFVESLNE; from the exons ATGGGTTCCAAACTCGAGAGTGCAATGGAGGGGCTAATTCGAGTGTTCCACTCATACTCCTCAAAAGAAGGGGACAAGTACAAGCTGAGCAAAGTTGAGCTGAAGAATCTGTTACAGGGCGAACTGAGTGACTTCCTGGCG GCAAGTAAGGACCCTATGGTAGTAGAGAAGATCATGAGTGATCTGGATGAAAACAAAGATGGCGAAGTGGACTTTCAGGAGTTTGTCATCTTGGTTGCTGCGCTGACCGTGGCCTGTAACGAGTTCTTTGTCGAGAGCCTGAATGAATGA
- the rrnad1 gene encoding protein RRNAD1 isoform X1 — protein sequence MMCSPTLSAEQQRELARNLTYFLSTYKHISDSFIIEFFSEDLWATLPTRWQQILCDLSPPQIADLLLDRLNVNRSYSCVWPLSLLAFRATAHALTFPRTPQGKRRHEVGMLKPEEFLENKSQSSLLGHIFRKHVKPKKQHEIRSLGTLVKQLCDLTDCNSVVDVGSGQGHLTRFLSFGLGLSVTGIEADPTLVSMASKYDGQLLWTLEKERQRKNGPPISRSGPSPCHVAGWVNPKASWKDFVKQVGNGKCVCEDRTAPAGSSKKRQRESMSEADQQHGHGDQPVLTAESEFLGCSDNGQAASPLKNNDNTCTNSFTSVKHEPRSSSLLFPKRLCKIEAGQGPYVHPLCQESSSTEVVVCPVEEGQECPDFILTGLHACGDLSATLLRHFVSCPHVRGITSVACCYMKITTSENPNPPGLIAPPLSPLPTSEASHSEFGYPMSSWVQGLPGHQLSYKAREGACHAIEDYMHRLREESGLLRMHCYRATLETVIREAKPELRRPGVQAIKKAHLLPFTEYARLGLPRVGLPPDLPLDTCRVGAMLRQEGRVVVYFSLALLLAPVVETLVLLDRMLYLQEKGIKSQLVPLFDPAFSPRNLVLMALKQPTRDKETECTLP from the exons ATGATGTGCTCACCGACACTTTCAGCAGAGCAGCAAAGAGAGTTGGCAAGAAATCTTACATATTTTCTGTCGACATACAAACACATCTCCGATTCCTTCATAATT GAATTCTTCAGTGAGGATCTATGGGCTACATTGCCTACCAGATGGCAACAGATCCTCTGTGACCTGTCACCCCCACAAATAGCTGACCTCCTATTGGACAGATTGAATGTGAATAGAAG CTACTCTTGTGTATGGCCTCTTTCACTATTGGCTTTCCGGGCCACCGCGCATGCTCTGACGTTCCCCAGGACACCCCAAGGCAAGCGGAGACATGAAGTGGGCATGCTGAAGCCAGAGGAGTTCTTGGAGAACAAGAGTCAGAGCTCACTGCTGGGACACATATTTAGGAAACATGTGAAACCCAAGAAGCAGCATGAGATCCGGAGTCTGGGAACG TTGGTGAAGCAGCTTTGTGACCTGACAGACTGCAATAGTGTGGTGGATGTGGGTTCTGGACAG GGCCATTTGACTCGTTTCTTGTCTTTTGGGCTTGGTCTGTCTGTGACTGGAATTGAGGCTGATCCCACTCTAGTTTCCATGGCATCCAAATATGATGGACAGCTTCTGTGGACGCTGGAGAAGGAGCGGCAGAGGAAG AATGGACCTCCAATCTCTAGATCTGGCCCCTCACCCTGCCATGTGGCTGGCTGGGTCAACCCCAAAGCATCATGGAAAGACTTCGTCAAGCAGGTAGGAAATGGTAAATGTGTCTGTGAGGATCGGACCGCTCCGGCTGGATCCAGTAAGAAGAGACAGCGGGAGTCCATGTCAGAAGCTGATCAGCAACATGGTCACGGAGACCAGCCTGTGTTGACTGCAGAATCAGAATTCCTGGGTTGTTCAGACAATGGCCAGGCTGCATCCCCACTCAAGAATAATGACAATACATGTACAAACTCTTTTACTAGTGTAAAACATGAACCCCGGTCTAGCTCACTCTTGTTTCCAAAACGTCTCTGCAAGATTGAAGCCGGGCAAGGCCCATATGTCCACCCACTCTGCCAAGAGAGTTCATCCACAGAAGTTGTTGTCTGCCCTGTAGAAGAGGGGCAGGAATGTCCAGATTTTATCCTAACGGGCCTCCATGCCTGCGGGGACCTCAGTGCCACCCTCCTTCGCCACTTTGTCAGCTGCCCTCACGTTCGTGGCATCACCTCCGTGGCTTGCTGCTACATGAAGATCACCACCAGTGAGAACCCCAACCCCCCTGGCCTCATAGCCCCTCCCCTATCCCCTTTGCCCACCAGTGAGGCTTCTCACTCAGAGTTTGGCTACCCAATGAGCTCCTGGGTGCAGGGGTTGCCGGGACACCAGCTGTCCTATAAGGCACGGGAGGGGGCGTGTCACGCCATAGAGGACTACATGCACAGGCTGCGGGAGGAGAGTGGGTTGCTAAGGATGCACTGTTATCGGGCAACCCTAGAGACAGTTATCAGGGAGGCGAAGCCAGAGCTGCGCAGGCCGGGAGTCCAGGCAATAAAGAAAGCACATCTACTACCCTTTACAGA GTATGCCCGTCTGGGTCTGCCCCGCGTTGGCCTGCCCCCTGACCTGCCCCTGGACACCTGCAGAGTGGGGGCCATGCTGAGGCAGGAGGGTCGTGTGGTGGTCTACTTCAGCCTGGCTCTGCTACTGGCACCGGTGGTGGAGACACTGGTGCTGCTGGACAGGATGCTATACCTGCAGGAGAAAG GTATAAAGAGTCAGCTGGTGCCACTCTTTGACCCTGCGTTCTCTCCCCGAAACCTGGTACTGATGGCTTTGAAGCAGCCGACAAGGGACAAAGAGACTGAGTGCACCCTTCCGTAA
- the rrnad1 gene encoding protein RRNAD1 isoform X2: MMCSPTLSAEQQRELARNLTYFLSTYKHISDSFIIEFFSEDLWATLPTRWQQILCDLSPPQIADLLLDRLNVNRSYSCVWPLSLLAFRATAHALTFPRTPQGKRRHEVGMLKPEEFLENKSQSSLLGHIFRKHVKPKKQHEIRSLGTLVKQLCDLTDCNSVVDVGSGQGHLTRFLSFGLGLSVTGIEADPTLVSMASKYDGQLLWTLEKERQRKNGPPISRSGPSPCHVAGWVNPKASWKDFVKQIEAGQGPYVHPLCQESSSTEVVVCPVEEGQECPDFILTGLHACGDLSATLLRHFVSCPHVRGITSVACCYMKITTSENPNPPGLIAPPLSPLPTSEASHSEFGYPMSSWVQGLPGHQLSYKAREGACHAIEDYMHRLREESGLLRMHCYRATLETVIREAKPELRRPGVQAIKKAHLLPFTEYARLGLPRVGLPPDLPLDTCRVGAMLRQEGRVVVYFSLALLLAPVVETLVLLDRMLYLQEKGIKSQLVPLFDPAFSPRNLVLMALKQPTRDKETECTLP, from the exons ATGATGTGCTCACCGACACTTTCAGCAGAGCAGCAAAGAGAGTTGGCAAGAAATCTTACATATTTTCTGTCGACATACAAACACATCTCCGATTCCTTCATAATT GAATTCTTCAGTGAGGATCTATGGGCTACATTGCCTACCAGATGGCAACAGATCCTCTGTGACCTGTCACCCCCACAAATAGCTGACCTCCTATTGGACAGATTGAATGTGAATAGAAG CTACTCTTGTGTATGGCCTCTTTCACTATTGGCTTTCCGGGCCACCGCGCATGCTCTGACGTTCCCCAGGACACCCCAAGGCAAGCGGAGACATGAAGTGGGCATGCTGAAGCCAGAGGAGTTCTTGGAGAACAAGAGTCAGAGCTCACTGCTGGGACACATATTTAGGAAACATGTGAAACCCAAGAAGCAGCATGAGATCCGGAGTCTGGGAACG TTGGTGAAGCAGCTTTGTGACCTGACAGACTGCAATAGTGTGGTGGATGTGGGTTCTGGACAG GGCCATTTGACTCGTTTCTTGTCTTTTGGGCTTGGTCTGTCTGTGACTGGAATTGAGGCTGATCCCACTCTAGTTTCCATGGCATCCAAATATGATGGACAGCTTCTGTGGACGCTGGAGAAGGAGCGGCAGAGGAAG AATGGACCTCCAATCTCTAGATCTGGCCCCTCACCCTGCCATGTGGCTGGCTGGGTCAACCCCAAAGCATCATGGAAAGACTTCGTCAAGCAG ATTGAAGCCGGGCAAGGCCCATATGTCCACCCACTCTGCCAAGAGAGTTCATCCACAGAAGTTGTTGTCTGCCCTGTAGAAGAGGGGCAGGAATGTCCAGATTTTATCCTAACGGGCCTCCATGCCTGCGGGGACCTCAGTGCCACCCTCCTTCGCCACTTTGTCAGCTGCCCTCACGTTCGTGGCATCACCTCCGTGGCTTGCTGCTACATGAAGATCACCACCAGTGAGAACCCCAACCCCCCTGGCCTCATAGCCCCTCCCCTATCCCCTTTGCCCACCAGTGAGGCTTCTCACTCAGAGTTTGGCTACCCAATGAGCTCCTGGGTGCAGGGGTTGCCGGGACACCAGCTGTCCTATAAGGCACGGGAGGGGGCGTGTCACGCCATAGAGGACTACATGCACAGGCTGCGGGAGGAGAGTGGGTTGCTAAGGATGCACTGTTATCGGGCAACCCTAGAGACAGTTATCAGGGAGGCGAAGCCAGAGCTGCGCAGGCCGGGAGTCCAGGCAATAAAGAAAGCACATCTACTACCCTTTACAGA GTATGCCCGTCTGGGTCTGCCCCGCGTTGGCCTGCCCCCTGACCTGCCCCTGGACACCTGCAGAGTGGGGGCCATGCTGAGGCAGGAGGGTCGTGTGGTGGTCTACTTCAGCCTGGCTCTGCTACTGGCACCGGTGGTGGAGACACTGGTGCTGCTGGACAGGATGCTATACCTGCAGGAGAAAG GTATAAAGAGTCAGCTGGTGCCACTCTTTGACCCTGCGTTCTCTCCCCGAAACCTGGTACTGATGGCTTTGAAGCAGCCGACAAGGGACAAAGAGACTGAGTGCACCCTTCCGTAA
- the tlr18 gene encoding toll-like receptor 18 codes for MYIHTMILLGFVWFSPPLLVILASPTPASNDKRGPCQIYNSGRSANCLGQRLDHVPWKHLPSTLERIDLSYNELHTIHVNYFSRLPHLRVLELQFNNISVIEDRAFHNNPLLEHLNIFNNSLEEIPANALQDLFNLRELLMSNNLYTQATLSADVFSRLTHLKALSMGGPLVKGLRKGDFQALRNIQLQDFAIKTSSNISYYEPGSLKVIQTGRMGFDMAIDQKPNFLPLILRDLANKTFSLIQFRNLFEFMYYLGDEDIFRGLQDIKVDSLIFHRGKFNENLMRMALFNLQITPLKRLTLQYIDFARSPNFVDNGLDSSIKYLALSRLNLWHISNPDILRFDWRFTWFNKVRLLSIQNVNFKSVPCDAWLNMEGMEVLDISNNRLQDNILFNQRCDYRGTMPALRSFNVSTNQLTSLQDLASLTREFKQLKVLDVSYNMLGSAEKSRNCNWMQNITQVIAHHNRFESGALQCLPTTVQFLDLSYCDLDQLDMAYFQQTISLKELLLNGNKIKFIPSGWRSRSLQSLALDGNSFGLISMGSFQDMTQLSRLTAGNNPFHCTCDLHAFIQDTISKGKVTITDWPENYKCYHPEALLNTAVANFFPGHVACDIRLVIIICVATTAAVVLVLMLICYIFNVPWYIKATYQILRAKYRAHQEGTSGKSQIYAYHAFISYSQPDADWVRDQLLPCLENSKPPYRLCIHERDFMPGKWIIDNIIENIESSEKVIFVLSHHFVNSDWCNYELYFAQQRAIGKSFSDVILVVKEPIDPESLPSKYCKLKKMLNTKTYLEWPQQAKQQTFFWAQLRSCLGKPTVTREQALSGRSSSVSSVGAVPVIEIPLEDEKPAIAMPNLDREAELHKVVPREIKNLSVRSAEFCGQRLIPVAVA; via the exons ATGTACATACACACGATGATTCTACTGGGTTTTGTGTGGTTTAGTCCACCACTTCTTGTGATCCTTGCCTCACCAACCCCTGCTTCGAATGATAAGAGAGGCCCCTGTCAAATCTACAACTCTGGTCGCTCCGCAAACTGCCTTGGTCAGCGACTGGATCATGTTCCATGGAAGCACCTCCCTTCCACGCTTGAAAGGATAGATCTCTCCTACAATGAACTTCATACCATTCATGTTAATTACTTTTCTCGCCTACCTCATCTTCGTGTCCTCGAGCTGCAGTTCAACAACATCTCTGTGATTGAGGACCGTGCCTTCCACAACAACCCCCTCCTGGAGCATCTTAACATCTTTAACAACTCCCTAGAGGAAATCCCTGCCAACGCCTTGCAGGACCTCTTTAATCTAAGGGAACTCCTTATGTCGAATAACCTTTACACCCAGGCTACATTGTCAGCTGATGTTTTCTCCAGATTGACCCACCTTAAGGCCCTGTCCATGGGCGGCCCCTTGGTCAAGGGTCTAAGGAAAGGGGACTTCCAGGCATTGAGGAACATTCAGTTGCAGGACTTTGCCATTAAAACTTCATCAAATATCAGTTACTATGAACCGGGTAGTCTGAAGGTAATCCAGACAGGTAGAATGGGTTTTGACATGGCCATAGATCAGAAGCCGAATTTCCTACCTTTGATTCTACGAGACTTGGCCAACAAGACTTTCAGTCTCATCCAATTCAGGAACCTCTTTGAGTTCATGTATTACTTGGGAGATGAGGATATTTTCAGAGGCTTGCAAGACATCAAAGTAGATTCGCTCATCTTTCACCGTGGAAAATTCAATGAGAACCTTATGAGGATGGCTCTGTTTAATCTACAGATCACCCCCCTTAAACGTCTGACACTTCAATACATTGACTTTGCTCGCTCGCCCAACTTTGTGGATAATGGCTTGGACTCCAGTATCAAATATCTTGCTCTGAGTAGACTAAATCTGTG GCACATCAGCAATCCAGATATTTTGCGATTCGACTGGCGCTTCACATGGTTCAACAAAGTCAGACTGCTGTCCATTCAGAATGTCAACTTCAAATCTGTGCCTTGCGATGCCTGGCTTAATATGGAAGGCATGGAGGTTTTGGACATCTCAAACAACCGCCTGCAGGACAACATCCTCTTCAACCAGAGATGCGACTACAGGGGCACCATGCCAGCTCTTCGTTCCTTCAATGTCAGCACCAACCAACTGACCAGCCTTCAGGACTTAGCCTCCCTGACCAGGGAGTTCAAACAGTTGAAGGTCCTGGATGTCAGCTACAACATGTTGGGTTCTGCTGAGAAGAGTCGCAACTGTAACTGGATGCAGAACATCACCCAGGTGATCGCTCACCACAACCGATTCGAAAGTGGTGCCCTCCAGTGTCTGCCCACCACAGTACAATTCCTGGACCTCTCGTACTGTGACCTGGACCAGCTGGACATGGCCTACTTCCAACAAACCATCAGCCTCAAGGAGCTCCTGCTCAATGGGAACAAGATCAAGTTCATCCCCTCTGGGTGGAGAAGTCGCTCCTTGCAGTCACTGGCTCTGGATGGGAACTCCTTTGGGCTCATCAGCATGGGCTCCTTCCAGGACATGACCCAGCTTTCTCGACTGACAGCAGGGAACAACCCATTCCACTGCACATGCGACCTCCACGCCTTCATCCAGGACACCATTTCCAAGGGGAAAGTCACCATCACTGACTGGCCAGAGAACTACAAGTGTTACCATCCAGAGGCCCTGCTCAATACCGCTGTGGCAAATTTCTTCCCGGGTCACGTGGCCTGCGATATCAGACTGGTCATCATCATCTGTGtggctactactgctgctgtggtTTTAGTGTTGATGCTTATATGCTACATATTCAATGTTCCCTGGTACATTAAAGCCACATATCAGATCCTCAGAGCCAAATACAGGGCTCATCAGGAAGGAACATCTGGAAAATCACAAATCTATGCTTACCATGCATTCATCTCCTATAGCCAACCAGatgcagactgggtcagggaccaGTTGTTGCCCTGCTTGGAGAACAGCAAGCCCCCCTACCGACTCTGTATCCATGAGAGAGACTTCATGCCAGGAAAATGGATAATCGACAACATCATTGAAAATATTGAGAGCAGCGAAAAG GTCATATTTGTGTTGTCACACCACTTTGTGAACAGCGATTGGTGCAACTACGAGCTCTACTTTGCCCAGCAAAGAGCCATCGGCAAGAGCTTCAGCGATGTTATTCTGGTGGTTAAAGAACCCATCGACCCTGAATCTCTGCCCAGCAAGTATTGTAAGCTCAAGAAGATGCTGAACACCAAAACATACCTAGAGTGGCCCCAGCAAGCCAAGCAGCAGACCTTCTTCTGGGCTCAACTTAGGAGCTGCCTGGGCAAGCCCACAGTGACTAGAGAGCAGGCTCTTAGTGGTAGGAGCAGCAGTGTATCCTCAGTTGGCGCTGTGCCTGTGATAGAGATTCCTCTAGAGGATGAGAAGCCAGCGATAGCTATGCCAAATTTAGACAGAGAAGCAGAGCTCCACAAAGTAGTTCCTCGGGAGATCAAAAATCTTTCAGTGAGAAGTGCAGAGTTTTGTGGGCAAAGACTGATCCCTGTAGCCGTGGCATGA